In Lactuca sativa cultivar Salinas chromosome 5, Lsat_Salinas_v11, whole genome shotgun sequence, the DNA window AGGAGATACCCACGGATAAGTAGGTAGTCCCAcataaacaccattttcaagaTAACAATCATAATCACCTTAAAAATAGCTATGTTACTCACCTTGAGATTTCATGGATGGAAAATTCCTAACTTCTTGTATTTATTTGCTTTCAATAGTTGAGAAACTTGTGTTTTACCATTCATGGCTTTCTATTTTCGACATATACCGCTTTAAATAGCATCAAACAAGTCTGAGTAAAATAAATCCACATATCAacttaatatttattatattttagtttaattttagtgttctttacttcaattgaaaacaacaaaaacaaactatCATACAAGTTCTATTTTTACTATCACAAAAAGTGGATATCAAATCAGCTACTTTGGGCAACACGAATCTCGATATAATTATGGAATAAACAAAATACTTTTTATGTCTTATTTGATAACCAAACATCTATTAATATAATCTACTTACTAAATTTCATCATTAGGTACTCTTTCTTCATGATTGGCAAACCCTTTTCTTTTTCCCTAATTCCAAGGATAGACAACAAAGAGTGTTTACTATTTTGATCAGGAATAAAGGTGATTGATAATTGTAGATAAAAAACTAATCAATTTGATATTGGTATAATTTATCCTAATCTTTAATCTTTCCCAGAAAGTCCCTCTCGAACACTTAAAATAGAACCAAGCGAAGAATGTAGTGAATTAGTAACTACCCACCAAATTAAAGCTAAGCCATTTTCCACATGTTAGAGTTGCATTGACGGAGAACTTTTTTTCTTGTTTTATGTGTGGCCCACAGAGGTTGGCCAATTGAAAATCTTCAAAAGTACGATACGATCGGGCCACATATATTCTCCTTTTAGATGGTGCTCGGGGTCACATGTCACACTTTCTTTTATCATTTTTGACATAACTTTCACTACCACCACTTCAATAAAGTAGATAAGTTCTAAACATCTATTGTTCATAACACATGGTCATGATATATCGTTTTGTAAAAAAGCATACATCATTCCTTGTGTATGTTCCTCTAGACTGCTGGTTTTTCATGGCCCTATTATTCTCAAGGTAATTAACCTTAAGACAAAACTCGAGAGGGAAACAAGTTAAAATCCTTATACCTTTTCTACTTTCTTGGCATATCCTTGGACCCGGAGTTATGCATTTCAATCTGGTGAAAAAAAAACATGTCCGTGGAAGTGTGATAGGTTGTAGGTTGATTGGGCTGCAAATTAATGTTTCTTTCCTGTgttctattcctaagcaatgccCACGACCCCAAGATTGGTATCGGTTTGGACAATATCAATAGAAAATAAATGCCCAAAAGATAACAGGCTGCTTCTCTCAAGAGTCAAGACTACAAGCGATATATATGAGATTTCTGGTCAATTACATTGGTCCCCTTAAGTCTTAAGAGAAGTATTGGCCTCGGGGTTCCGTCATTTTTTGACCCTGGGCATTGACATGACAGCCCAAACATATCTTCTGCCATCAGATCACGCACCTGACTGTCTGCTGAAACGCCGccatttgatttttatttttacgTTCCATCTATGCGGCTCTCCATCATCTTGTCGATTACAGAACGTTTTACCTTCTTTCGTTGATTATCTGGATCGGTCAGACCGTGGAAGGATCTCCAACTTCTGTTTTTCCATTGATGTTGCTATTTTTATCCTCTTATTGGTGTCGGCTCTCCGTATGTTTACACTAAGCGCCAAAGAAGAGGAACAAATAAATAGCAATCATAAGTTGGAGATACTTCTGGAAGATCAAACTCACCGGATAATCAAGGAAAGAAGGTAAATTGTCATTGATATAATTCTGAGACAGTACATATTATCAAGAATACAATGATCACTTGATCCTTGAGTCTAATTATTATATAATCATCAGTCATTTTTGGCATTCATATTGGTAAAGTCTAGAGCTGTAGACCTAATCCAAAATTCTTTTTTGTTGGCTTAAATATGTATATGGCAGCTTCAGTCGTCCAAGCAGGTTGTAACCAGCAACAAGGGGAAGGAGAAAATGATTGAGTTACCAGCTAAATGGACCGATCTGTGGGAGTTGCCATTGAGATACAACAATAAAGGGATTACTATAGGTTCCCCACCAAGACCCCCACCTCAAGTCCATGAAAATCCCATGATTTCCAAATCTAAAGATCAATCATCTACGGATATGAGGACAGGAATCAAAAAACGAAACAGGAGAAATAAGCAGCAAAATATTGCTGAACTTGAACCTTCTTGTTGGAACAGGATTTGTCCACAAGATGTGGTTGACGCTGGAATACATCTTAATCCAGCTAAAAAGAAGCATTATGTTTGGTTCAGTTTA includes these proteins:
- the LOC111897262 gene encoding uncharacterized protein LOC111897262 → MIELPAKWTDLWELPLRYNNKGITIGSPPRPPPQVHENPMISKSKDQSSTDMRTGIKKRNRRNKQQNIAELEPSCWNRICPQDVVDAGIHLNPAKKKHYVWFSLTPSRDQSRKNTLQLLVEPYIQIIMEENCNPDVSILMKYIVLQLKHVCQQEVGIFLNGKLLAPEMKLLDVVK